Proteins from one Acidimicrobiia bacterium genomic window:
- a CDS encoding MFS transporter, whose protein sequence is MTELTAPNHSVLQRRTIRTLMMGLVPGGAALSAAYSTAAVLGEELTGSETLGGLAAAGMTTGAALATLPLAKVMAARGRRPGLMLGYGLAAVGALLSVGAAVSGVYVLLLLGMLGVGIGNAANLASRYAAADLATPDHRARAIGTLVWASTFGSVLGPTIGFGPAKDFANFIGIHELAGPHLFAAVLFTVSALVVFFRLKPDPLVVAGGLGKDAADRGLKEAAKSLFASPVGRLSVGSMVAGHWVMVGVMTMTPLHLKAGDHNLEVIGFVISLHIIGMYAASPVVGWLTDRITAPPVMAMGGALLFLGAQMAANTPAQESDGIFFGLFFIGLGWSCGLVASSALLAVTFDGPDRVRVQGLADLSMTTAGALAGVSAGLVVAATSYQTLGDIASIVGLLPILGFVALMISQRKAASAA, encoded by the coding sequence GTGACCGAACTTACTGCTCCCAATCATTCCGTTTTACAACGTCGGACCATCCGCACACTGATGATGGGTTTGGTGCCCGGAGGGGCGGCGTTAAGCGCTGCGTACTCCACAGCAGCGGTATTGGGTGAAGAACTCACTGGATCAGAAACCCTGGGCGGATTAGCGGCTGCCGGCATGACCACCGGTGCCGCTTTGGCTACGCTGCCTCTGGCCAAGGTGATGGCCGCTCGGGGCCGACGCCCTGGGTTGATGTTGGGCTATGGCTTGGCTGCGGTGGGCGCCTTGCTGTCGGTGGGGGCCGCGGTAAGCGGTGTGTACGTTTTGTTGCTCCTCGGGATGTTGGGGGTAGGCATCGGAAACGCCGCCAACCTGGCCTCTCGTTATGCTGCGGCGGATCTCGCCACCCCCGACCACCGGGCGCGAGCGATCGGCACCTTGGTCTGGGCCTCTACTTTTGGATCGGTTTTGGGGCCGACTATTGGCTTTGGTCCGGCAAAAGATTTTGCGAACTTTATAGGAATCCACGAGCTGGCCGGGCCGCACCTCTTTGCTGCTGTGCTCTTTACTGTTTCGGCACTGGTTGTTTTCTTTCGACTCAAGCCTGACCCTCTTGTGGTGGCTGGTGGTTTGGGAAAAGACGCTGCTGACCGGGGATTGAAGGAAGCGGCTAAGTCACTTTTTGCTTCTCCGGTAGGGCGTCTCTCGGTTGGGTCCATGGTGGCTGGCCACTGGGTGATGGTGGGGGTTATGACCATGACCCCGTTGCATCTCAAAGCGGGCGATCATAATTTGGAAGTAATCGGTTTTGTTATCTCGTTGCACATTATTGGCATGTACGCCGCTTCTCCGGTGGTGGGGTGGCTCACCGACCGCATTACCGCTCCCCCGGTGATGGCTATGGGTGGGGCGCTGCTTTTTCTGGGTGCGCAAATGGCGGCCAATACTCCGGCCCAAGAAAGCGACGGGATCTTTTTCGGATTGTTCTTTATCGGCTTGGGTTGGAGCTGTGGCCTGGTGGCCTCCTCCGCCTTGTTGGCGGTGACCTTTGACGGACCCGATCGAGTGCGGGTGCAGGGCTTGGCCGACCTCTCTATGACCACGGCTGGAGCCTTGGCGGGAGTGAGCGCAGGGCTGGTGGTGGCCGCTACCAGTTATCAGACACTCGGTGACATTGCCTCAATAGTCGGGTTGTTGCCCATCCTAGGTTTTGTTGCTTTGATGATCTCGCAGCGCAAAGCCGCCAGCGCTGCCTGA
- a CDS encoding 3'-5' exonuclease, translating into MTPPFACFDVETTSLDASAGHIIEIAVVQITAQGKVLTEWCSLVDAGTSVMGRPDIHGISASMLAGAPTFVEIAGDLAELFNGCIPVAHNASFDVKFVSTEWERANLGPLPLAALDTLAMAREQGRPGRLGALAESLGVPLVDAHQALDDTRALAGVLVELLKDHDMSKPFPVFSPPLFTPAATGKVWLRPSP; encoded by the coding sequence GTGACCCCTCCCTTTGCGTGTTTTGATGTTGAGACCACCAGTTTGGATGCCTCAGCGGGCCACATTATTGAAATCGCCGTGGTTCAAATAACCGCCCAAGGCAAGGTGCTCACCGAATGGTGTTCATTAGTGGATGCCGGCACCAGTGTTATGGGGCGCCCCGACATTCATGGTATTTCTGCTTCCATGCTGGCTGGAGCACCCACTTTTGTAGAAATCGCCGGCGACCTCGCTGAACTCTTCAACGGTTGCATTCCGGTGGCTCACAATGCCAGTTTTGATGTCAAGTTTGTTTCTACCGAGTGGGAACGAGCCAACCTGGGTCCGCTGCCTCTTGCCGCCTTAGATACTTTGGCCATGGCCCGCGAGCAAGGCCGTCCCGGCCGGTTAGGGGCTCTAGCCGAGTCGCTGGGGGTTCCCTTGGTCGATGCCCACCAGGCACTTGATGACACTCGAGCACTTGCTGGAGTGCTGGTGGAGTTGCTTAAAGACCACGATATGTCCAAGCCTTTCCCCGTTTTTAGCCCGCCGTTATTTACCCCTGCAGCCACTGGCAAGGTGTGGCTGAGGCCTTCGCCGTGA
- a CDS encoding murein L,D-transpeptidase has translation MRRWMAVGLLTALIVSCSASGDPEPSAWATMANRGPVPAQAPSTTTPAGNTSTSTTSTSSSTTTLVEIPANHWVQVATALGDSLVTYREPGGDPWWEFLSPGPGDGPRVVRVLDDSDPDWLQVALPVKPNGTTGWVLRSSVELSTHAARVEIDLGEHTLQAWLDGELIADAVVAIGAVDSPTPVGTFFLIHKETLTAQDPVFGHRILGTSGFSEVLPIVDGGVPAVAIHEAVDLSLLGQAVSLGCLRVAPEVAEALFALPLGALVVVSD, from the coding sequence ATGCGACGATGGATGGCCGTCGGCCTGCTCACTGCTTTGATAGTGAGTTGTAGCGCTTCTGGAGATCCTGAGCCTTCTGCATGGGCCACCATGGCCAACCGAGGCCCGGTACCCGCCCAAGCCCCTTCAACCACCACCCCGGCGGGTAACACGAGCACCAGCACAACATCCACCAGTTCATCAACCACCACACTGGTGGAAATCCCCGCCAATCACTGGGTGCAGGTAGCTACCGCGCTGGGGGACTCTTTGGTCACCTACCGAGAACCCGGGGGCGACCCTTGGTGGGAGTTTTTGTCGCCCGGGCCCGGCGATGGCCCACGGGTAGTTCGGGTGCTTGACGATTCAGACCCCGACTGGCTCCAAGTAGCTTTGCCGGTAAAACCCAACGGCACCACCGGTTGGGTGCTCCGGTCTAGTGTCGAACTCTCAACACACGCCGCCCGGGTAGAAATTGATTTAGGTGAACACACCTTGCAGGCTTGGTTAGACGGGGAGTTGATTGCCGATGCCGTAGTAGCCATTGGCGCTGTAGACAGCCCGACCCCGGTCGGTACTTTTTTCTTGATCCATAAAGAAACGCTGACCGCCCAAGACCCGGTGTTCGGGCACCGGATTCTCGGGACCTCAGGGTTTTCAGAAGTGCTGCCCATTGTCGATGGGGGAGTGCCTGCGGTGGCCATCCACGAGGCTGTCGATCTGTCGCTCCTAGGCCAAGCCGTTTCGTTGGGTTGCCTGCGGGTAGCCCCGGAGGTTGCCGAAGCACTCTTTGCTTTGCCGTTGGGGGCTTTAGTGGTGGTAAGCGATTAG
- the gltB gene encoding glutamate synthase large subunit, producing the protein MFQHGQQNLDLPSAQGLYNPAFEHDACGVNFVCHLRGQASHEIVQLGIGALCKMQHRGALGAETNTGDGAGLLLQVPDGLYRADVDFALPTAGQYATGIAFLPQSLELADAAVAQFESLVQAEGLTILGWREVPIADHMIGPAAKAAQPMFRQVFLTAPAGPDGELLAGLELDRRTYLLRKRSEHEIKISTAGQPAAGMAGASAAYTGIYFPSLSARTMIYKGMLTTPQLAEFFLDLADPRTESALALVHSRFSTNTFPSWPLAHPYRLVAHNGEINTVQGNRNWMRARQAVLATDLLPGDLERIFPICTPGASDTAGFDEALELLTMGGYSLPEAMMIMIPEPWERHATMDDHQKSFYEFHATLMEPWDGPASIAFTDGAVMGAVLDRNGLRPSRYWVTEDDLVIMASEVGVVDVPSNQIVEKGRLEPGKMFLIDMEQGRIIRDEEIKNGIVKTHPYRQWLDENLIRLNDLPEATREIIDPASLEQRQLTFGYTHEQLKMLVAPMARDSKEAIGSMGTDTPMAVLSGRSRLLYDYFQQLFAQVTNPPLDAMREELVTAVCATLGPRGNLLEPSAESCRQIQLNRPIITEAQLAKILRNEERPAALKTIQISTLYTVSEGTQGLEVGLQALRQAAEKAVDDGAGILVISDRGATPTTAPIPSLLAVGAVHHHLIATHRRSQVGLVVESGDARETHHMALLLGYGATAVCPYMAFESIDQMIEGGYHGLSPKMSKEQARKNYLSACDKGLLKIMSKMGIATVASYTGAQIFESIGLNQEVIDDCFTGTTSRLGGIGFDVLAKEISLRHDLAFPSNPHQRAHRSLEVGGEYQWRQEGEHHLFNPETVFRLQHATRKGRYDLFKEYTALVNDQSTELATLRGLFTFHSDQRPAVPLSEVEPVSEIVKRFSTGAMSYGSISSEAHETLAVAMNRLGAKSNTGEGGEDPERFTPDANGDSRRSAIKQVASGRFGVTSEYLVNSDDIQIKMAQGAKPGEGGQLPGHKVYPWIAKTRHSTPGVALISPPPHHDIYSIEDLAQLIYDLKNANPQSRVHVKLVAEQGVGTVATGVAKAHADVVLVSGHDGGTGASPLTSVKHAGGPWELGLAETQQTLLLNRMRERVVVQTDGQLKTGRDVMVAALLGADEYGFATAPLVVSGCVMMRVCHLDTCPVGVATQNPELRKRFTGRPEFVVNFFEYIAEEVRELLAELGFRTLDEAIGQVESLDVRSAVDHWKASGLDLSPILHVPVLEPGAARRQTTGQDHGLENVLDQTLIKEAQPALESGQSVHLRHPISNVDRSTGTMLGSALTRLHGGTGLEDNTITIDFAGSAGNSFGAFVPRGITLRLTGDANDYVGKGLSGGRLVVQPPSDASFVAEEQIIAGNVLLYGATSGEAFIRGKVGERFCVRNSGALAVVEGIGDHGCEYMTGGRAVILGPTGRNFAAGMSGGIAYVADPLGEFTHSVNLEMVLLESPSDEDLAWLQQVIARHGEETGSSVAERLLSRWGTPAARFVKVMPTDYKRVLEAAAAARNAGQDEVAAIMASSRV; encoded by the coding sequence ATTTTTCAGCACGGCCAACAAAACCTTGACCTCCCCTCCGCCCAGGGGCTCTATAACCCTGCTTTCGAACACGATGCTTGTGGGGTCAACTTTGTCTGCCATCTGCGCGGCCAGGCCAGCCATGAGATCGTGCAATTGGGCATCGGCGCACTTTGTAAAATGCAGCACCGGGGAGCATTAGGGGCAGAAACCAATACCGGCGACGGAGCCGGGCTTCTGTTGCAAGTACCGGATGGGCTTTACCGAGCAGACGTTGACTTTGCTTTGCCGACCGCCGGCCAATACGCCACGGGGATTGCTTTTCTCCCACAAAGCCTCGAGTTGGCCGATGCGGCAGTGGCCCAGTTTGAATCGTTGGTACAAGCGGAAGGTCTAACCATTTTGGGCTGGCGCGAGGTACCCATCGCTGACCACATGATCGGCCCGGCGGCCAAAGCAGCTCAGCCCATGTTTCGACAGGTATTTCTGACTGCTCCAGCCGGACCCGACGGAGAACTTTTGGCGGGGTTGGAGCTTGACCGGCGCACTTACTTATTACGCAAACGGTCGGAACACGAAATAAAGATCAGCACGGCCGGCCAACCAGCCGCCGGCATGGCCGGGGCATCAGCGGCCTACACCGGCATTTACTTCCCGTCGCTAAGCGCCCGCACCATGATTTACAAAGGCATGTTAACCACCCCTCAACTAGCGGAGTTCTTCCTTGACTTAGCCGACCCACGCACCGAGAGTGCCTTAGCACTAGTGCACTCACGTTTTTCTACTAATACCTTCCCCTCATGGCCACTAGCCCACCCCTACCGACTGGTGGCCCACAACGGCGAAATCAACACCGTACAAGGCAACCGCAACTGGATGCGAGCCCGCCAAGCCGTACTGGCCACCGACCTGCTGCCCGGCGACCTGGAGCGCATCTTCCCCATCTGTACCCCAGGGGCCAGCGACACCGCCGGTTTTGACGAAGCCCTAGAACTCTTAACCATGGGCGGGTATTCGCTGCCTGAAGCCATGATGATCATGATCCCCGAACCGTGGGAACGTCATGCCACCATGGATGACCACCAAAAATCTTTCTACGAGTTTCACGCCACCTTGATGGAACCCTGGGACGGCCCAGCCTCTATTGCCTTCACCGATGGCGCCGTCATGGGTGCAGTATTGGACCGCAATGGTTTACGCCCCAGTCGCTACTGGGTTACCGAAGACGACTTGGTCATCATGGCCAGCGAAGTTGGGGTAGTAGACGTACCCAGCAACCAAATCGTCGAAAAAGGCCGCCTTGAGCCCGGAAAAATGTTTCTCATTGACATGGAACAAGGAAGAATAATCCGTGACGAAGAAATCAAAAATGGGATCGTCAAAACGCACCCCTACCGCCAATGGCTAGACGAAAACTTGATTCGCCTCAACGATCTGCCCGAGGCCACGCGTGAAATAATCGACCCAGCCTCTTTAGAGCAGCGCCAACTAACGTTCGGCTACACCCACGAACAACTCAAGATGTTGGTGGCCCCCATGGCCCGAGACAGCAAAGAAGCCATCGGCTCCATGGGCACCGACACACCGATGGCCGTACTCTCCGGCCGGTCGCGACTGCTCTACGATTACTTTCAACAACTTTTTGCTCAAGTCACGAACCCGCCGCTTGACGCCATGCGCGAAGAACTGGTAACCGCCGTTTGCGCCACCTTGGGGCCACGCGGCAACCTCCTTGAACCCTCAGCGGAGAGTTGCCGACAGATACAACTCAACCGGCCGATTATTACCGAAGCGCAATTAGCCAAAATCCTCCGCAACGAAGAACGCCCGGCAGCCTTAAAAACCATCCAAATAAGCACGCTGTATACGGTAAGCGAAGGCACCCAGGGGCTCGAAGTAGGGCTCCAAGCGCTACGACAAGCCGCCGAAAAAGCAGTAGACGACGGGGCAGGCATCCTCGTGATTAGCGACCGAGGAGCAACACCAACCACCGCACCGATTCCCTCCTTGCTAGCCGTAGGAGCGGTACACCACCATTTGATCGCCACCCACCGCCGCAGCCAGGTCGGCCTGGTAGTAGAAAGCGGCGACGCCCGGGAAACCCACCATATGGCCCTCCTCTTGGGGTACGGCGCTACCGCCGTTTGCCCCTACATGGCCTTTGAAAGCATCGACCAAATGATCGAAGGTGGCTACCACGGTCTTTCTCCCAAAATGAGCAAAGAACAAGCACGAAAAAACTATCTCTCGGCCTGCGACAAAGGCCTCTTGAAAATAATGTCCAAAATGGGCATCGCTACCGTGGCCTCCTACACCGGGGCACAAATTTTTGAAAGCATCGGCTTGAACCAAGAAGTCATCGACGACTGCTTCACCGGAACCACCAGTCGCCTCGGCGGAATCGGTTTTGATGTACTGGCCAAAGAAATCTCGCTCCGCCATGACCTGGCTTTCCCCAGTAACCCACACCAACGCGCTCACCGCAGCCTCGAAGTTGGGGGCGAATACCAGTGGCGCCAAGAAGGCGAACACCACCTCTTTAACCCAGAAACAGTGTTCCGCCTCCAACACGCCACCCGAAAAGGCCGCTACGACCTGTTCAAAGAATACACCGCACTAGTCAACGACCAATCAACTGAACTAGCCACCTTACGCGGACTGTTTACCTTCCACAGCGACCAACGACCCGCCGTACCGCTAAGCGAAGTAGAGCCAGTCAGCGAAATCGTAAAACGCTTCTCTACCGGTGCGATGTCTTACGGGTCGATCTCTTCAGAAGCCCACGAAACTTTGGCCGTAGCCATGAACCGCTTGGGGGCTAAATCAAACACCGGCGAAGGCGGCGAAGACCCCGAACGCTTCACCCCTGACGCCAACGGAGACTCGCGACGGTCAGCCATTAAACAAGTGGCCTCTGGGCGTTTCGGGGTCACCTCGGAGTACCTCGTTAACAGCGACGACATCCAAATAAAAATGGCCCAAGGGGCGAAACCAGGAGAGGGCGGGCAACTTCCCGGCCACAAGGTGTACCCGTGGATAGCCAAAACCCGGCACTCCACCCCCGGAGTGGCGCTCATTTCTCCACCTCCTCACCACGACATCTACTCCATCGAGGACTTAGCTCAACTTATTTACGATCTCAAAAACGCCAACCCGCAAAGCCGGGTGCACGTCAAGTTGGTCGCCGAACAAGGGGTCGGCACGGTAGCCACCGGGGTCGCCAAAGCCCACGCCGACGTAGTGTTAGTCTCTGGCCACGACGGGGGCACCGGGGCCTCACCGTTGACCTCTGTTAAACACGCCGGCGGGCCCTGGGAACTCGGCCTCGCCGAAACCCAGCAAACCTTGCTTCTGAACCGCATGCGGGAACGAGTAGTAGTTCAAACCGACGGCCAGTTAAAAACCGGACGAGACGTCATGGTGGCCGCCCTGCTGGGCGCCGACGAGTACGGGTTCGCCACCGCACCTTTGGTGGTTTCTGGGTGCGTCATGATGCGGGTCTGCCACCTCGACACCTGCCCCGTAGGCGTAGCCACCCAAAACCCCGAACTCCGCAAACGCTTCACCGGCCGCCCCGAATTCGTGGTCAACTTTTTCGAATACATCGCCGAAGAGGTACGTGAACTGCTCGCCGAATTGGGTTTCCGCACCCTTGATGAAGCCATCGGGCAAGTGGAATCGCTAGATGTTCGAAGCGCCGTAGACCATTGGAAAGCCTCCGGGCTGGACCTCTCACCGATACTTCATGTACCGGTCTTGGAACCCGGAGCGGCCCGCCGTCAAACCACCGGCCAAGACCACGGATTAGAAAACGTATTGGACCAAACGTTAATAAAAGAAGCTCAGCCCGCCCTTGAATCTGGGCAAAGCGTGCACCTCCGCCACCCGATCTCTAACGTGGACCGCTCCACCGGCACCATGCTGGGCTCTGCGCTCACCCGCCTCCACGGCGGCACCGGGCTGGAAGACAACACCATCACCATAGATTTTGCGGGGTCGGCCGGCAACAGTTTTGGCGCTTTCGTGCCCCGAGGCATTACCTTGCGCCTCACCGGTGACGCCAACGATTACGTCGGCAAAGGGCTCTCCGGTGGGCGACTCGTCGTACAACCACCCAGCGACGCCTCTTTTGTGGCCGAAGAGCAAATCATCGCCGGCAACGTTCTTCTTTACGGAGCCACCAGCGGCGAAGCTTTCATCCGCGGCAAAGTAGGGGAACGGTTCTGTGTACGCAACTCCGGTGCCTTAGCGGTTGTTGAAGGTATCGGCGATCACGGGTGCGAGTATATGACCGGCGGCCGAGCAGTCATATTGGGGCCCACCGGACGCAACTTCGCTGCCGGCATGTCTGGCGGCATCGCTTACGTAGCTGACCCTCTGGGCGAATTCACTCACTCCGTGAACTTAGAAATGGTTCTCTTAGAGAGCCCCTCTGACGAAGACTTGGCGTGGCTACAGCAAGTGATTGCCCGCCACGGAGAAGAAACCGGGTCAAGCGTGGCCGAACGACTCTTAAGCCGCTGGGGAACCCCCGCAGCCCGCTTTGTCAAGGTCATGCCTACCGATTACAAACGCGTGTTAGAGGCTGCCGCAGCAGCACGAAACGCCGGACAAGACGAGGTAGCCGCCATCATGGCTTCCTCTCGGGTATAG
- a CDS encoding alpha/beta fold hydrolase, whose translation MSAPPVLLLHGFGTSFSATWEGNGWTEILAEAGRQIIGVDLLGHGQAAKPTDPEAYRAVADEVLKELPNEPVDVVAFSYGARIALELAALYPERFHRLVVGGVGQNLFRHEPERRAALIEAVRTGQAPDPELRYFANLPEAPGAERLALVAFLERPVDQEMNEELLSKVTAPVLVALGDRDFAGPGQPLVDALPQGELTTLRGLDHFATPKDFGFLDAALTFLDAHPF comes from the coding sequence ATGTCTGCTCCCCCGGTACTTCTGCTCCATGGATTCGGTACGTCGTTTTCTGCTACATGGGAAGGCAACGGTTGGACAGAGATTTTGGCGGAAGCAGGCCGGCAAATAATTGGCGTTGATTTACTCGGCCATGGCCAGGCTGCCAAGCCGACCGACCCGGAGGCTTATCGAGCGGTGGCTGATGAGGTTCTCAAAGAGTTGCCGAACGAACCGGTTGATGTGGTGGCTTTTTCTTATGGGGCTCGTATTGCGTTGGAGTTAGCGGCGCTTTACCCGGAGCGCTTTCACCGCTTGGTGGTGGGCGGGGTAGGCCAGAATCTTTTTCGCCACGAGCCAGAACGGCGAGCGGCCCTGATCGAAGCAGTGCGCACCGGTCAGGCCCCAGATCCTGAACTACGGTATTTTGCCAACCTGCCTGAAGCTCCCGGGGCGGAACGCTTAGCTTTGGTGGCTTTTTTAGAGCGGCCGGTTGACCAAGAAATGAACGAAGAACTTTTGAGCAAAGTTACGGCCCCTGTTTTGGTGGCTTTGGGTGACCGAGATTTTGCCGGCCCCGGCCAACCGTTGGTGGATGCCTTGCCGCAGGGTGAGTTAACGACCTTGCGTGGCCTGGATCATTTTGCCACACCGAAAGATTTTGGTTTCCTTGACGCCGCTTTGACTTTTTTAGACGCCCACCCCTTTTAG
- a CDS encoding M18 family aminopeptidase codes for MTTAEQKTVQNLCAFIDASPSPFHVVQTAANQLATAGFTEIFTTSEAAGGHPVYLRRDGALLAAAGTGTQAAKIIGAHTDSPNLRLKPNPDQTASGWRSLGIEVYGGTLNNTWLDRDLGCSGRLIVQDPDALREVLVLLDRPVARIPQLAIHLDQGVNEKGLILNRQQHLRPLLGLGDGPGLLDALAQQADVNPEHIVSFDLMLHDLTPATLAGLDQEFISAPRLDNQLSCHAGLNALLTAHQNPGPNAMVLALYDHEEVGSTTATGASGPLLNAFLAARCSTETLAAPETLVISADGAHATHPNYPDRHDPDHQIFLNQGPVLKHNANQRYATDAPGAAQIHQAAEKAGVPLQTFVSRSNLACGSTIGPLTAAATGLRTVDLGAAQLAMHSARELCGSQDPEMLKQLLVALLCN; via the coding sequence ATGACTACCGCCGAACAAAAAACCGTCCAAAACCTGTGCGCTTTCATTGACGCTTCACCGAGCCCTTTTCACGTGGTGCAAACCGCCGCCAATCAACTCGCTACCGCCGGTTTTACCGAAATCTTCACAACTTCCGAAGCCGCCGGTGGCCACCCCGTGTACCTCCGTCGTGACGGCGCCCTCCTGGCGGCCGCCGGCACCGGAACCCAAGCCGCCAAAATCATTGGCGCCCACACCGACAGCCCCAACCTCCGTTTAAAGCCAAACCCCGACCAAACCGCATCCGGCTGGCGCTCCCTCGGCATAGAGGTCTACGGCGGAACCCTCAACAACACCTGGTTAGACCGCGACCTGGGCTGTTCGGGCCGACTAATTGTTCAAGACCCAGACGCCCTACGCGAAGTTTTGGTCTTGTTGGACCGCCCCGTAGCGCGAATACCCCAGTTGGCTATCCACCTTGACCAAGGGGTCAACGAAAAAGGTTTAATCCTCAACCGCCAACAACACCTCCGACCGTTGCTGGGCTTAGGCGATGGGCCTGGCCTGCTGGATGCACTAGCCCAACAAGCCGACGTAAACCCCGAGCACATCGTTTCTTTTGATCTGATGCTTCACGACCTCACCCCAGCCACCCTGGCCGGACTCGACCAAGAATTCATCAGCGCACCCCGACTCGACAACCAACTCTCCTGCCACGCCGGGCTAAACGCCTTGTTGACCGCCCACCAAAACCCCGGACCCAACGCCATGGTCCTGGCCCTCTACGACCACGAAGAAGTAGGAAGCACCACCGCCACCGGAGCCAGCGGACCCCTACTAAACGCCTTCCTCGCCGCCCGATGCTCTACAGAAACACTGGCCGCTCCAGAAACATTAGTTATCTCCGCCGACGGCGCCCACGCCACCCACCCCAACTACCCCGACCGCCACGACCCCGACCACCAAATATTTTTAAACCAAGGGCCCGTACTCAAACACAACGCCAATCAGCGCTACGCCACCGACGCCCCCGGCGCTGCCCAAATACACCAAGCAGCAGAAAAAGCCGGTGTACCTCTACAAACCTTCGTGAGCCGCAGCAACCTGGCCTGTGGGTCGACCATCGGGCCACTAACCGCCGCCGCCACCGGCCTACGTACCGTAGACCTCGGCGCCGCCCAACTCGCCATGCACAGCGCCCGAGAACTCTGCGGTAGCCAAGACCCAGAAATGCTGAAGCAACTCCTGGTTGCTTTGCTTTGCAACTAG
- a CDS encoding glutamate synthase subunit beta, giving the protein MGDPRGFLNHDRQLPERRSVPVRLGDWREVNAPFPAEDLQKQASRCMDCGIPFCNNGCPLGNLIPDWNDLVYREQWKAAFDRLHATNNFPEFTGRLCPAPCESACVLGINEPPVTIKQVEVSIVDRAWAEGWIIPAIADQFTGKRIAIVGSGPAGLAAAQQLTRSGHEVSVFEKADRIGGLLRYGIPSFKMEKHHLDRRLAQMETEGTEFRTNTEVGVDFSVEDLRADYDAVVLAGGAGQWRDLPIPGRENTGIMQAMEFLPGANKVVEGDIDAPPVSAAGKHVVVIGGGDTGADCLGTSLRQGAASVQQFEIMPRPSDDRPEANPWPTWPMIYRVSSAHEEGGERQFAINTEQFLSENGQVTGLRTHQVEQVFVEGRMSFEPVPGTEKDFPADLVLLAMGFTGPEQSPLLAELGVALDTRGNVARDENFATNVDGVFVCGDMGRGQSLIVWAIAEGRSTAHAVDVFLTGSSQLPAPIQPTTAPLR; this is encoded by the coding sequence ATGGGCGACCCACGAGGGTTTCTAAACCACGATCGACAGCTTCCGGAACGCCGTTCGGTGCCGGTGCGGTTAGGCGACTGGCGAGAAGTAAACGCACCGTTCCCCGCCGAAGACCTGCAAAAACAAGCCAGCCGGTGCATGGACTGCGGGATTCCCTTTTGTAACAACGGGTGCCCTTTAGGGAACTTGATACCTGACTGGAATGATTTGGTCTATAGAGAGCAATGGAAAGCGGCCTTTGACCGATTGCACGCCACCAACAACTTTCCCGAATTCACCGGACGGCTTTGCCCTGCACCTTGCGAATCTGCTTGTGTCCTTGGTATTAACGAACCACCGGTCACTATTAAACAAGTAGAGGTCAGCATTGTTGATCGGGCTTGGGCCGAGGGCTGGATCATCCCAGCGATTGCCGACCAGTTCACCGGAAAACGTATCGCCATTGTGGGCTCCGGGCCTGCTGGTTTAGCGGCCGCTCAGCAACTCACTCGTTCCGGACACGAAGTAAGCGTGTTCGAAAAAGCTGACCGCATCGGCGGTTTACTGCGTTACGGCATTCCTTCGTTCAAAATGGAAAAACATCATCTGGATCGCCGCTTGGCCCAGATGGAAACCGAAGGCACCGAGTTCCGCACCAATACCGAGGTGGGCGTCGATTTCTCGGTGGAGGATTTGCGTGCCGACTACGACGCCGTCGTGTTAGCAGGGGGTGCGGGCCAGTGGCGTGACCTGCCTATTCCCGGGCGAGAGAACACCGGTATTATGCAGGCCATGGAGTTTCTTCCCGGCGCAAACAAAGTTGTTGAAGGCGACATTGATGCCCCGCCGGTAAGTGCGGCCGGAAAACACGTTGTGGTTATTGGCGGGGGAGACACTGGAGCCGACTGTTTAGGTACTTCATTGCGCCAGGGGGCCGCTTCGGTCCAGCAGTTCGAGATCATGCCGCGGCCATCTGATGACCGCCCCGAAGCCAACCCGTGGCCTACCTGGCCCATGATTTATCGGGTTTCTTCGGCCCACGAAGAAGGCGGCGAGCGCCAGTTTGCTATCAATACCGAACAGTTTTTGAGCGAAAACGGCCAGGTAACTGGGTTACGTACCCACCAAGTTGAACAAGTATTCGTTGAGGGCCGCATGAGTTTTGAGCCGGTACCCGGCACGGAAAAAGACTTTCCTGCCGATTTGGTTTTGCTCGCCATGGGCTTTACCGGGCCCGAGCAGAGTCCGCTTTTGGCTGAACTAGGCGTAGCCCTTGACACCCGAGGCAACGTGGCTCGCGACGAAAATTTTGCCACCAACGTAGACGGCGTGTTCGTGTGCGGTGACATGGGGCGTGGCCAGTCGCTCATCGTCTGGGCCATCGCCGAAGGCCGCTCGACCGCCCATGCGGTAGATGTCTTCCTCACGGGCAGCAGCCAACTTCCGGCACCCATTCAGCCCACCACTGCCCCCCTTCGCTAA